The window TTCCTCGGACAGCCCCTGTGCCGTTGGGGTCGAGAACTTCATCAATAGCATGTGGGGGGAAAGATGTGCCTTGATCCTGGTGAGTGCCGTTCGTCCAACTATAACGTTGTACGCTGTCGGGCAATCAACGATCAGGAACTGATCGTATACCGTCGTTTTCCTTGGCGCGGTGCCGAAGGTAATTGGCAGTTTTACACTACCGACCGGTTGGACCAGGTCCCCAGAGAAACTTAACAGAGGGGTCAATTTCCGGTTGACCTGACTGTCGTTTATTCCCATTTCTCGGAAACCTTCGGCGAATATCACGCTCACGGAGCTTCCGGTATCGATCAGTACCCGTCGTACATCGTAGTCGGCAATTTCTGCTCGGACGATCATCGGGTCGTCGTGGGGATAGAGGAtgccctcttcctcctcttcgcAAAATGTGATTGGTTCCCAATGGACTTTCGGCGTTTCATGATGCCGATTCACCTCTATGCCGAATACCTGAGGAAATTGTGCGGCACGCACGTATTGTTTCATCGAACGGTTGCTCATTCCTGCGATGGTGGGGCCACCGCTGATAGTGCTTATCATGTTTATCTGCCGAATTGGATTCGTTGCCGGCGCCGATGGCTGCCGAGCGATGCACTGATCTAGCTTCCCCTCTCTGATCAACCGTTCGACAATTTTTCTCAGGCTTATACAGTCTTCCGTATTATGGCTGTTGTGCTGATGGTATCGGCAGAATTTACCGGTATCCCGGTTGTCTTGCCGATTGGGTCTTCGTTGATTCGGCTTTGGTATTATTTCTTGTTCGTTCATCAGAACGGCCTCGTAGGTAGTGTTCAATAGGGTAAAGACTTCGTTGCCGTGGTTGCGATTCGGCAGGGGCGCCCGGTTGTCGTTGCGTCCATACCTCCCTTTTCCCTTCTTCGGGTGTTCTCTTCGATCGGCACGGTCGTCTTTCCTCTTATGACCTACCAAATATGGGTCGACTCTCTCGTAGGATGGCGCCTTCGCCGGATAAGCACTTGGTTCGGCATCTCCTCGTCGTGCCGAAACCCCGGGTTTCGAGTTGAAGTATTCGGCTTTGGCGTGGATTGCCGCCTGCTTCATCAGTTCGTCGTACGTGCGCCAGTTGCTGCTGTGTACTAGGTATCGGAAATGCGAGGACCGAAGGCCACTCTTGAA of the Prunus persica cultivar Lovell unplaced genomic scaffold, Prunus_persica_NCBIv2 scaffold_239, whole genome shotgun sequence genome contains:
- the LOC109946410 gene encoding uncharacterized protein LOC109946410 encodes the protein MENDKARSQEPEWGKLRPGPFTRRIRDSRQDREGQQLRIPFYTGTEDPLTHLHSFQFAIEYKGLSDEGQCLLFPSFLTGAALNWFYRLEPETVDSFDELKQIILNHFMIQTDRLYSADDLYTIRQREDEPLREYAARFSHEYSRCPETDDRAAYGAFKSGLRSSHFRYLVHSSNWRTYDELMKQAAIHAKAEYFNSKPGVSARRGDAEPSAYPAKAPSYERVDPYLVGHKRKDDRADRREHPKKGKGRYGRNDNRAPLPNRNHGNEVFTLLNTTYEAVLMNEQEIIPKPNQRRPNRQDNRDTGKFCRYHQHNSHNTEDCISLRKIVERLIREGKLDQCIARQPSAPATNPIRQINMISTISGGPTIAGMSNRSMKQYVRAAQFPQVFGIEVNRHHETPKVHWEPITFCEEEEEGILYPHDDPMIVRAEIADYDVRRVLIDTGSSVSVIFAEGFREMGINDSQVNRKLTPLLSFSGDLVQPVGSVKLPITFGTAPRKTTVYDQFLIVDCPTAYNVIVGRTALTRIKAHLSPHMLLMKFSTPTAQGLSEETS